A portion of the Toxoplasma gondii ME49 chromosome VIIb, whole genome shotgun sequence genome contains these proteins:
- a CDS encoding hypothetical protein (encoded by transcript TGME49_255195) has product MQSLAPGASLSSELLSQRTTTAEDYAAYTGLREPQEEEMERYEKGHEALSLTSTLHSPVRGRKVSRWDSEGRGRPYQDPSEENSNGETNCGVLFDFKRCRQVVETTERFKNKCSEDCDEYAVGSRVWAFGRVSGCFLWCLYTTICDLGF; this is encoded by the exons ATGCAGAGTCTCGCTCCCGGTGCCTCGTTATCATCTGAATTGCTATCTCAACGGACAACGACTGCGGAAGATTATGCCGCATACACTGGTCTTCGAGAACCTCAGGAGGAGGAGATGGAAAGGTACGAGAAAGGGCACGAAGCTCTTTCGCTAACCAGTACTCTCCACAGCCCGGTTCGGGGCAGAAAAGTGTCTCGATGGGATTCAGAAGGGAGAGGCCGACCGTACCAAGATCCGTCAGAAGAGAACTCAAACGGCGAGACAAAT TGCGGCGTGCTGTTCGATTTTAAACGGTGTAGACAGGTTGTCGAAACCACGGAGCGCTTCAAGAACAAGTGTAGCGAGGACTGTGATGAGTATGCCGTCGGCAGTCGTGTCTGGGCATTTGGTCGAGTTAGTGGTTGCTTTCTGTGGTGTTTATACACTACCATATGCGACTTAGGGTTTTAG